GCAGGGGCAGGCCTCGGCGCGCAAGAGCGGCACCCCCGGCGCGCCGGCCGGGATCGCGCCGCAGCCGTTCCAGCCGGTGCAGGCCGCCGCCGGCGCCGGCGGCACGCCCGGCGTCACCACCGCGGCGCTCTTCTCCGGCGAGGTGAAGGTCACCGCCGACAAGGTGGCGAACGCGCTCATCGTGCTCGCCAGCGGCTCCGACTTCGCCACCATCCAGCGGCTGGTGGACAAGCTCGACCGGCCGCGCCGGCAGGTCTTCGTGGAGGCGGTCATCCTCGAGGTGAACCTGCAGGACGAGAAGCAGTTCGGCGTCTCCGCCCACACCGCCATCCCCTACAAGACCTCCGACGGCACCGGCTACATCCCGCTCGGCTCGGAGACGGGCCGCATCAACTCCTTCAGCCCCACCAGCATCGTGCAGCTGGGCGGCTTCCTCACCGGCCTGGTCGGCCCGACCTCGGCCGAGCTCTCCTCGGTGCTGCCGGGCGTCCCCAGCCTGTCGGTGCTGGTGCAGGCGCTCCAGACCAACTCGGACGTGAACGTCATCTCGACGCCGCACATCCTCGCCTCCGACAACGAGGACGCCGAGATCACGGTCGGCCAGAACGTCCCGTTCCAGGCCGGGTACTCGGCGCTGAGCAGCCTCGGCAGCGCCGCCACCAGCAGCGGCACCAACACCAGCAACGTGAGCGGGCTCCTCGGGCTCGGCGGCATCAGCTCGCTCGTCGCGCCCATCCAGCGCCAGAACGTGGAGCTCCGGCTGCGCATCAAGCCGCAGATCACCGAGGGCGACAACGTCCGGCTCCAGATCGACGAGCAGACGGAGGAGATCGCGAGCAAGGATCCGCAGCTCGGGCCGACCACCGCCAAGCGCACCGTGAAGACGAACATCTCGGTGAAGGATCAGAGCACCATCGTCATCGGCGGCCTGATCCAGGACCGCACCATCCAGTCGGTGCACAAGACGCCGCTCCTGGGCGACATCCCGGTGCTCGGCTGGCTCTTCCGCGACAACGTCACCACCAAGACGAAGACGAACCTGCTGCTCTTCCTCACCCCGTACATCATCCGCGACCAGTCGGACTACCGGCGCATCTACGAGCGCAAGCGCCGCGAGCAGCAGGAGTTCCTGCAGGCGTTCTACGGCGAGCCGTCGAAGTACGAGCCCACGGTCGAGTACGACCGCAAGACGGGCCCCTACACGAAGCTCCGCAAGGACGTGGAGCTGGAGGGCCTGCGGCTCGAGAACGGCGGCCCCGGCGCGCCGGGCGAGAGCGCCATCACGCCCGGCGGGCGGGGGGGACCCCTCGCGCCGGCGTCGCCCGCGCCAGCGTCGCCTGCGCCCGGCGCCACGCCGCCCCCGCCCGCCGCGCCTCCCGCGCCGGCGCCGGGGGCCGCGCCGCCCGCCGAGGGTCCGGGGGCGGCTCCGGCGCCCGCTCCCGCGCCCGAGGCGAGCCCGTCCGAGCCGGCGCCGCAGGCGCCCTCGCCGTGAATGCGGCGCGGCCGCCGCGTGTTCTCTCGGGTTCACCATGACCGACCTCACCGCCGATCCCTTCACCTTCTCGACGCCGCTCGCGCCCGCGGCCGCGCCGGGCCTCGAGGGCCGCCCCCTGGGCGAGATCCTCGTCCAGCAGGCGCGCCTCGCGCCGGAGCGGCTCGAGGAGGCGCTCGCCGCCCAGCGCGGGGAGCACGCGGGCCAGCGCCTGGGGGAGATCCTGGTGCGCATGCGGGCGGTCTCCGAGGAGGACGTGCTGCGGGCGCTGGCCGCGCAGCTCGAGCTCCCGTTCCTGGAGCGCGTCGACGCCGAGGCACCGGCGGCGGAGCTGGCCAAGAAGATCCCCATCAACTTCGCCAAGACGGCGCGGGTGCTGCCGCTCGGGCCGGCAGCCGGCGGCGCGACGCGGGTGGCGGTGGCCGATCCGCTCGACACCGCCGCGCTCGACCAGCTCTCGATCCTGCTCGGCACCGCGCTCGAGCCCGAGCTGGCCACCTCGCAGGCGGTGCTCGACGCCATCAACTCCGTGTACGACCGCGCCGCGGACGAGCACGACAAGATCATGGAGGGCCTCGAGACCGAGGACCTGGAGTCGGTCGCCCACGAGCTGGAGGAGCCGACCGACCTCCTCGAGGCGGACGACGAGGCGCCCATCATCCGGCTCGTGAACTCGCTCCTCTTCCGGGCGGTGAAGGAGCGCGCGAGCGACATCCACATCAACCCCGAGGAGCGCGACCTCTCGGTCCGCTACCGCATCGACGGCGAGCTGCGCGAGGTGATCCGGCCGCCGAAGCGCATCCAGGCGGCGCTCGGCTCCCGCATCAAGATCATGGGCGGGCTCAACATCGCCGAGAAGCGGCTCCCGCAGGACGGCCGCATCCGCATCAAGATCGCGGGCAAGGACGTCGACATCCGCCTCTCCACCGTGCCCACCGCGCACGGGGAGCGGATCGTGATGCGGCTCCTCGACAAGTCGAACGTCCTCCTCGACCTCGAGCAGATCGGCTTCGAGCCGTGGCAGCTCGAGATCATGGACACGCTCATCACCCGCTCGCACGGGATCGTGCTCGTCACCGGGCCGACCGGCTCCGGCAAGACCACCACGCTCTACGCCGGCCTCTCCAAGATCAACTCGCCCAACCTCAACATCCTCACCATCGAGGACCCGGTCGAGATCCAGCTCCAGGGCGTGGGGCAGGTGCAGGTGAACCCCAAGATCGACCTCACCTTCGCCTCCGGGCTGCGCTCGTTCCTGCGCCAGGACCCGGACGTCATCCTGGTGGGCGAGATCCGCGACCTGGAGACGGCCGAGATCGCGATCCAGGCCTCGCTCACCGGCCACCTCGTGTTCTCCACGCTCCACACCAACGACGCCGCCGGCGCCATGACCCGGCTCGCCGACATGGGCGTGCAGCCGTTCCTGGTCGCCTCGTCGCTGGTGGGGGTGCTGGCGCAGCGGCTCGTGCGCGTCCTCTGCCCCGACTGCAAGAAGGCCTACGCGCCGACGCAGGAGGAGCTGGACCAGGCCAGCATCACGCCCGCCATCCTCGCCAAGGCCGGCAGCCCCGAGGTGCTCTACAAGGCGCAGGGCTGCCCGGCCTGCCAGCACACCGGGTACCAGGGCCGCACCGGCATCTACGAGCTCATGCTCGTCGACGACGACGTCCGGCAGCTCATCCTCAAGAACGTGGACTCCGGCACCATCAAGAAGGCGGCGGTCGAGCGCGGCATGATGACCCTGCTCGAGCACGGCGCCTACAAGGTGGCGCGCGGGATCACCACCGCGGCCGAGGTGCTGTCGGTGACGGCCGAGGACATCCACTAGTGCCCGTCTTCGAGTACAAGGCGCTCGACGCGCGCGGGAAGAGCATCGAGGGGCTCAAGGAGGCCGACTCGCCGAAGACCCTGCGCCAGGTGCTCCGGCGCGAGAACGTCTTCCTCACCGAGGTGCTCGGCCAGAAGGAGGCGGCGGCGGCCGCCAAGCGCGACGTCTCGATGCGGCGCTGGGTCGGCGGGCGCATCAACGCCGGCGACGTCGCCATCACCACCCGCCAGCTGGCGGTGCTGGTCGGGGCGGGCGTGCCGCTGGTCGAGGCGCTCGGGGCGCTCGTCGACCAGGTGGATCACGAGCGGATGAAGCGCGTCGTCTCCGACGTCCGCCAGCGGGTCAACGAGGGCAGCCCGCTCGCCGACGCCATGGCGGCGCAGGGCAAGGTGTTCTCGAACCTCTACGTGAACATGATCCGGGCCGGCGAGTCCTCGGGCGCGCTGGAGCTGGTGCTGGTCCGGCTGGCCGACTTCACCGAGTCGCAGGCGCGGCTCCGCTCGAAGATCGTCGGCACGCTCACCTACCCGGCCGCGATGCTCGGCATCGCCACCGTGATCATGGGCATCCTGTTCACGGTGGTGATCCCGAAGATCACCAAGATCTTCGACGACAGCAAGGTGACCCTGCCCTGGACCACCAAGGCGCTCATCGGCTTCTCGACCACCGTCCACGACTACTGGTGGCTCTTCTTCCTGCTCGCCGCCGGCGCGGTGGCGCTCTTCCTGCGCTGGCGCGAGACGCCGGCGGGCCGCGCCGTCTGGGATCGGAGGGTGCTCACCTTCCCCATCTTCGGCAGCCTCATCCGCCAGATCGCCATCGCCCGCTTCAGCCGCACGCTCGCCACGCTGCTCAAGAGCGGCGTCCCGCTCCTCACCTCGCTCGACATCGTGCGGAACATCGTCGGCAACGTGCGCCTGGCGCAGGTCATCGACGAGTCGCGCGAGGCCATCAAGGAGGGCGAGAGCATCGCCGCGCCGCTCAAGCGCTCCGGCGAGTTCCCGCCGCTCGTCTACCACATGGTCGCCATCGGGGAGCGCTCCGGTCAGCTCGAGGAGATGCTCACCAACGTGGCGAACGCCTACGACGCGCAGGTGGAGACCAAGGTCGGCGCCCTGACCGCGCTGCTCGAGCCGTTCATGATCGTCGGGATGGGCGTGGCGGTCGCGTTCATCGTCTTCTCGATCCTGATGCCCATCCTGCAGATCAACACCCTCGCCGGAGGAAGCTAGATGCGCTCTCGGAAGCTCGCGTCCAAGGCCGCGCAGCGCGGCATGACGCTCATCGAAATCATGGTGGTCATCACCATCCTCGGCCTCATCGCGGCCGCGGTGGCGGTGAACGTGGTCGGCCAGCTCTCCGACGCGAAGATCAAGCAGGCCAAGACCGACCTCCACACGCTCGAGAATTGCCTCGACCTCTACAAGGTGGACAAGGGCCGCTACCCCACGAGCGAGGAGGGTCTCCAGGCCGTGGTCGCCGCCGGCAAGTGCAAGGCCGGGCTCAAGGACCCCTGGCAGCACGACTACGTCTACTTCTACCCGGGCCAGGTCCACGCCGACGGCTTCGACATCAAGAGCTACGGGGCGGACGGCCAGCCCGGCGGCGAGGGCGAGAACGCCGACATCGTCAATCCGTGAGGTGGGATGAGGACGCGCCGCCGCCAGCAGGAGGGGTTCACCCTCATCGAATTGATGATCGTGATCGCCGTGGTGGGCGTGCTCTCCGCGGCGGCGGTGCCGTCCATCCGCGCCGTGACGGGCGCGAGCGCCCGCGGCGCGGCGGGTGAGCTCGCCGGCGCGGCGCGCTACCTCTTCGACACGGCCGCCCTCAGGCACCAGACCTGCCGGCTCGCGCTCGACCTCGACCACGCGAGCTGGTGGCCGGAGTGCGCCCCCGGCCGCGCCGCCGTCCCCAGGGCGGGCGATCGCGCGCCGCCGCCCGAGGACACGGCGGCGCTCGACGACCGCTTCCCGGACGAGCGCGACGCGGAGAAGCGCAAGCTGCTCGCCCGCTCCAGGTTCGGCGAGTTCAAGGACCGGCTCTCGAAGAAGCGCTCCCTGCCGGGCAGCGCCGGCTTCGCCGAGGTGTGGTCGGCGCACCAGCGCGACCCCGTCTCGAAGGGCATGGCCTACGTCTACTTCTACCCGAGCGGCCGCGCCGAGCCCTCGCGCATCGCCATCGCCGACGGGGACAACGTCTACTCGGTGGTGACCGAGGCGTTCACCGGGCGCGCCCGCGTCGTGACGGGCAAGCCGGAGCTGCCGCGGTCGTGAGGCGCCGCGGCTTCACGCTGCTCGAGGTCATGGTGGCCCTGGCGCTGCTCGCGGCGGCGCTGGTGGCGGTGGCCGACCTGTGTGGCAACGCGCTCCGCAACCACGCCTACGCCCGCGACCTCAGCGCGGCCACGCTGCTCGCCCGCGGCAAGCTGGCGGAGCTCGAGCAGAAGTACGAGGACCAGGGCTTCAAGGACTTCAACGAGGACGAGGAGGGCGACTTCTCCGACGCCGGCCGGCCCGACATGCGCTGGAAGCTCGAGCTCGTGAAGCCCGCCTCCGACCTCTCCGCCGAGCAGCTCATGGCGATGCTGGCCGGGACCTCCGACGTCGACCAGCTCATGGCGCGGGTCATGGGCGGGCTCGGCGGCGCGGCCGGGGCCGGTTCCAGCGGCTCCAGCGGCGCGAGCGGCCCGACCGGCGCGACGTCGGCGACCCCGCTCGCGGGCGTGGTGACGAACCTCCTCAAGACGCAGCTCACCGCCTTCGGCGAGATCGTGAAGAAGTCCCTGCGCGAGATGCGCTTCACCATCTCCTGGCGGGACGGGGCGGTGCCGCGCGGCTTCACCGTCACGACCCACCTGCTCGTCCTCAACCCGCGCGCGCCCAACAACGCCCGCGGCGACAACCCCGAGGTGCCGCCCAACCTGGGCAGCGCCGCCGCGGCGACGCCGGGCGCCATCCCCCCCCGGACCGGCGCCGGGGCCACCACCGGAGCCACGACGGGGGTGACGCGGTGAGCCGCCGCGGCTTCACGCTCATCGAGGTCATGATCGCGGTGGCCATCACCGCCGTCATCGGCGTGATGATCATGGGCGCCTTCCAGCGCACCTACGCCACGAAGGAGCTGACCGAGGCGCAGGAGGAGCGCTTCGGGTCGGCGCGGGTGACCCTGACCCGGCTCGCGCGCGAGCTCTCCGAGGCCTTCCTCTCCGACCACTACGACCTCACGCGCTTCCCGCGCGAGCGGCCCACGCTCTTCCGCGGCAAGGACGGCGGGGCGCAGGACGACCTGCTCTTCGCGACCATGAGCCACGAGCGCCTCTCGCGCGACGTGAAGGAGTCGGACCAGGCGGTGGTCGAGTACACGGTCGAGCCCGACCCCGATCGCCAGGGCGAGAGCGCGCTCTTCCGGCGCGAGAAGGCGCGGCTGGACGAGGAGCCCGACCGCGGCGGCGAGAAGGCCGTGGTCTGCGAGCACGTCTCGACCTTCGACGTGCAGTACTGGGACTGGAAGAAGCAGGAGTGGGCCCGCGAGTGGCTCTCGAACGGGCTCGAGCACACGAACATCCTCCCCACCCGGGTGAAGATCCGCCTGGGCGTGAAGGGCACCGACGGCAAGGAGCAGCTCTTCGAGACGCAGGCGCGGATCGCCATGATCCGCCCCTTGGGCTTCTGACCATGCGCGCACACCGACACGAGCGCGGGGCCGCCCTGCTGGTCGCCATCTCCGCCATCGCCATCCTCACGGCGGTGTCGGTGGACCTCGCCTACAACACGCGCGTCTCGCTCCAGACCGCCGCCAACGCGCGCGACGAGCTGCGCGCCACCTACCTCGCGAAGAGCAGCCTGGCGCTCTCGCGGCTGGTGCTGAACTTCCAGCAGCGGCTCGACGCCGCCACCGGCGGTACCACTGCGAGCCAGGCCCCGCCCGGCCAGACCGGCGCCGCGACCGCCAAGACCACCTCCGGCACCGCGCAGCAGGGCGGTCCGCTCGCGGGGCTGACCAGCGCGCTCGGCGGCCTGCACATCTCGCTGCGCCTGTGGGAGCTCGTGCCCGTCGACTCGACCATGGCCGCGCTCTTCCTGGGCGGGGCCGGGGCGGGCGCGGCGCGGCCGCCGCTGGTGGGCGCCTTCGCGCCGGCGGCGGGCGGCGGGGGCCCCGCCGGCGCGGGCGCTCCTCCGGCGGCGGGGGAACCGGAGGGCGCACGCCGCGCCTTCGGCGACGTGCAGGGCTCGTTTCACGCCACGATCGAGGACGAGGACCGCAAGATCAACCTGCGCCAGCTCAACGGCCTGGCCTACCAGCAGTTCGGGCAGGCCCTGCGCCTGGCGCAGCTCGTGAAGGACCCGCGCTGGGACTTCCTCTTCGACGAGGACGACGCGAACGGCTTGCGCGTCGGCCGCAAGGAGACGTTCGGCGCCCTCAAGGACTGGGTGGATCCCGACGAGACCGGCGACGTCTTCACGGGCGACCCGACGAAGCCGTTCGAGAACGGGTACGGCGACGAGAACGCGCTCTACGACCGGCTCCCCGACCGCTACAAGGCGAAGAACGCGCCCTTCGACTCGCTCGACGAGGTGTACATGGTGGCCGGGATCACCGACGCCTTCATGGCCGCCTTCGGCGACAAGCTCACCGTCTACCCGGACCTGAGCGCCACGATCAACGTGAACACCGACGACCCCCAGCAGCTGCTCGTGAACGCGCTGCTCATGTCGGAACCGCCGGGCGTGCCGCAGACGGTGGTGCTCGACCCCGCCTTCCTGGGGAAGCTGCAGGCGACGCTGCTGCTCCTGCGCCCGCTGCCGTTCCTCTCGCTCACGCCGCAGCAGTTCGCGGGGGCCCTGACCTCCCTGGGGGTGAAGGTCGGGGCCACCTACACGCAGGCCAACAGCCCGCAGAACCTCTTCAGCGACCGCTCGTCCACCTTCCACGTCCGCGCCGTCGGCGTGGCGGGGGACGTGAAGAAGACCATCGACGCGGTCGTCACCTTCGATCGCCGCGCCGAGGGGCTGGCCCAGGACCAGGGCCGCCTCCTCCACTGGCGCGAGGAGTAGCCATGCCGCAGCGCATCCTCGGACTCGACCTGGGGGCCACCGCCGCGCGGGCGGTGCTCCTCGAGAGCAGCTACCGCGGGTTCACCATCGCGGACGTCCGCGCCGCGCCCGTCGCGCCGGAGGCGGAGGGCGGGCCGCCCCTCCGCGAGCGGCAGCTGGCCGCGGCGGGGGCGCTCCTCGAGGACGGGCTCGCCTTCGACACGGCGCTGGTGGCGCTGCCCGGCCCCTCCGCCTCCCACGTCGTCTCGCTGCCGTTCACCGACCCCCGCCGCATCGAGCAGACGGTCGGCTTCGAGGTCGAGGGGCAGATCCCGTTCGATCTGACCGAGGTCGCCTGGGACTGGCAGGCGCTGCAGCTGGCCGAGGGCCGGGCGGACCTGCTGGTGGCGGTTGTGCGCAAGGAGGAGCTGGCGGCGCTGCTGGCCGGGCTCGCCCCGCTCGGCGTCGATCCGCGCGCCGTGCTGCCGCCGGGCCCCGCGCTGGCGGCGCTCTTCGGCGCGGGCGTGCTCGCCGGCGAGCTGGCCGCCGCGCCGGGCGAGGCCCCGCCGGCGGAGGCGGTGCTGGAGGTCGAGCCGGGCCGGGCCACGCTGGCGCTGGTGGCGGGCGGCGCCCTCGAGGGCGCCCGCACCTTCCCGCTCGGGGCGGCGATGCCGGTCGCGGCGCTGGCGCGCGAGGTGCGCTCCACCTTGCGCGCCTGGCGGCCGCGGGGCGGCGCCGCGGCGCGCCCGGTCGGCCGGCTGCTCCTCGCCGGCGAGGCGGCGCGGCTCCCCGGCCTCCCCGAGGCGTTGCAGGGCGAGGTGCAGGGACCCGTCGAGCCGCTCGCGCTCACGGGCCCGGCGGCCGAGCGCGTCCCGCCCGAGCAGGCGCCCGAGCTGGCGCTGGCGCTCGCCCTGGCGCTGCGGGGCCACCAGGGCGCGCGCGCCCCGCGGCTCAACCTGCGCCGCGGCGAGCTCGCCTACACCCGCGACTTCCAGCACGTGCGCGGGAAGGTGGTGCGGCTCGCCAGCTGGGCGGCGCTGGTGCTCCTGCTCGCCATGGTCTCGTCGGGGGTGAAGGTGTTCGCGCTCTCGCGGCAGGAGCAGCTCCTCGACCGCGCGCTCTGCGACGCCACCCAGAAGCTCGTGGGCAAGTGCTACGAGAACGACGAGCTGGCGGTGGCGGCGCTGCGCGGCAAGGGCACGCTGGCCGCCTCCATCCCGAAGAACTCGGCGCTGGACATCTTCACCGAGCTCTCGGTGCGCACGCCGCAGGACTTCTGGCTCAAGCTCGACCGCATCGAGATCACGCGCGACAAGCTGCACCTGCAGGGCGTCACCGACGCCGCCGAGAACGTGGACCGCGTGGTGACCGCGCTGCGCGGCTCGCGCTGCTTCGGCGACGCCCGCTCCGGCGGCGCGCGCAAGCGCTCCGGCGACGGCAAGTTCGAGTTCACCATCGACTCCGACCTCACCTGCGACACCGGCGAGAAGCCGGCCCCGAGGACGTGACCGTGGAGACGATCCGGAAGTGGAAGGCCGACCTCGAGGCGTGGTTCTCGCGGCTCGCCCCGCGCGAGCGGGTGATGGTGACCGCGGGGGCCATCGCGGTGGGCTGCTTCATCCTGTTCCTCACCTTCACCAAGGTGCAGCGCGGCATCGCCGCCCGCGAGGCGTCCGTCGACCGCAAGACGGAGGTCATCGCGCAGGTCGGGAAGCTGGCCGAGGGGTTCCGGCAGGCGCAGGCGGAGCGCGCCCAGCTGGAGGCGAAGCTCCGGGGGCCGCCGCTGCAGCTCATGAGCTTCGTGGCCCAGACCGGCCAGCGGCTCGGGATCGAGGTGACCGACCTCCGCCCCGGCACGCCCGGGGCCGCGGGCACGGGGGCGGCCAACCCGGTGGCGGAGGAAACGGTCGAGGTGAACCTCGCCAAGCTCGAGCTGCCGAAGCTGGCGGCCCTCCTCCAGGAGCTGGAGCGCGGGCCGGGAGTGGTCAAGGTGCGGCGGCTGGCGCTGCGCACGCGCACCGACGACCCGAACGCCGTGGACGCCACCATCGTCGTCGCCACCTACCAGCTCAAGGGGTGATCGCCGTGGACCTCGATCTCAAGCTCAAGCCGTGGCAGCGCTGGGCGGCGTACGGCCTCTTCGCGGCGGTGGCCTTCCTCGTCGCCCTGCGCCAGACGTTCCCCACCGAGGCGGTCAAGGAGCGGCTCGTCATGGAGGCGGCCGCCCAGGGGTGGCAGATCCGCGTGGCCGACGTCGGCCCGGCCGGCTTGCTCGGCGTGGCGATGACGAGCCTGTCCCTCGAGTCGCGCGAGGGGGTGCGCATCCCGGTCGAGCGGCTCGAGGCGACGGTGCGCCCCTGGTCGCTCCTGCGCGGCCGCCGCGGCTTCTCCTTCGACGCCGCGCTCTTCGAGGGGCGCGTGAAGGGGTACGCGGAGGAGGGCGGCGCCACGCGCCGGGTGAAGGCGGCGCTGGCCGGCCTCGATCTCTCGCGCGCGGTGCCGCTGCGGACGGCGACCGGGGTCGATCTGGCCGGCCTGGTGAGCGGCGACGTCGACCTCACCCTGGACGACGCCGAGCCGGCGAAGAGCTCCGGGCACGTCGACCTGGCGGTGCAGCGGGCGGCCGTGAACGGCGGCGCGCTGCCCATCCCCGGCATGGGCGGCGCGCTGACCCTGCCCCGCGTCGCGCTCGGCCAGCTCTCGGCGCACGCCACGGTGAAGGACGGGAAGCTCACCTTCGAGCAGCTGGAGACCAAGGGGGACGACCTGGAGCTGAACGGCGGCGGGCTCTACTGCGTGCTGCAGCCGCGCCTCGCCTTCTCGCCCATCTTCGGCAAGCTCTCCGTCCGCTTCCGCGACGCGTTCTGGCAGAAGAGCGGCACCGCCGGGTTCAAGAGCCTGGCGGAGATGGCGCTCGCGCCCGCGCGCGGGCGGGACGGCGCCTACGGCTTCCAGATCTTCGGGACGCTGTCCCAGCCGCAGGCGCGCCTGGCGCCTTGAGCGGCCCGCGCCCCCGCGCCCCGGGCAGCCCCGGGAGCGACAGCAGGATCTCGGCGGTGCGGTGGGGGCACTCGAGCTGCGGGCAGTGGCCGCAGTCCGGCACCGGCTCGTAGCGCACGCCCCGGAGCCGCTTCAGGTAGAAGGCGCGGCAGCCGTCCGGGATGAGGCGATCCCGC
The genomic region above belongs to Anaeromyxobacter diazotrophicus and contains:
- the gspM gene encoding type II secretion system protein GspM, with protein sequence METIRKWKADLEAWFSRLAPRERVMVTAGAIAVGCFILFLTFTKVQRGIAAREASVDRKTEVIAQVGKLAEGFRQAQAERAQLEAKLRGPPLQLMSFVAQTGQRLGIEVTDLRPGTPGAAGTGAANPVAEETVEVNLAKLELPKLAALLQELERGPGVVKVRRLALRTRTDDPNAVDATIVVATYQLKG
- the gspN gene encoding type II secretion system protein GspN, translated to MDLDLKLKPWQRWAAYGLFAAVAFLVALRQTFPTEAVKERLVMEAAAQGWQIRVADVGPAGLLGVAMTSLSLESREGVRIPVERLEATVRPWSLLRGRRGFSFDAALFEGRVKGYAEEGGATRRVKAALAGLDLSRAVPLRTATGVDLAGLVSGDVDLTLDDAEPAKSSGHVDLAVQRAAVNGGALPIPGMGGALTLPRVALGQLSAHATVKDGKLTFEQLETKGDDLELNGGGLYCVLQPRLAFSPIFGKLSVRFRDAFWQKSGTAGFKSLAEMALAPARGRDGAYGFQIFGTLSQPQARLAP